One Cellulomonas sp. Y8 DNA segment encodes these proteins:
- a CDS encoding LuxR C-terminal-related transcriptional regulator: MTDQIADGVAALAGRGTSVLLTGPAGSGRSHALRRVAAQLDRSGRDVLRVDGVAGTPPLAAVRLALPGVLPGRGAEPVGFAGLHQALLEHLGDDDTVLVVDDGHLLDRESWGLLGAVHRRLGTPVVTTVVPGVPFVPWFVENVRPVVEVAIGGMSAEGLHAVLEERAQGPVPPQLSVRIHAETGGQPSLALAVFDEARRRGWEPGPVPDELLRSARVSGMHAAAVSGLPPEDRDAVELLGVVGPLPLRAALALLGGDRLSALERRGMLRAGRSGGEPTVAVAPPGLADHLARATGETTRYRLVTAALDALDTDPGGEDAGLRTRLRGLLAAVGDDVAGPVPAGWSEDPGAGGAAVARLLATRVRIQLAAAARRWQDDPRTEHAAELLRLLLSVEDEPGRVDDVLARTDRTTDLDGFAPVQLRYLEGRWAIAQGGDPAAVADGLVAGLPAGATPAHREALDSLAVALRAEYGDVPDGYAATLGPRVDGDDPAAAAARVALAACHVIAGRHDDTAALLAGERSGWPALLRDSADVLSVLTRYGSGRLAEGVDRARALAGAAVDEGSPSTWVGGLYVAALCLGSRMRLDAARRELLPVLASGLRARALVVAPDLAARVLLATLSLHSQQTGLVQGLRALAEEHEAPADALPFGDALWVAAMSLFAGGDPEEGARLLDLLTDRERGLGHHLAADATRIYRLLLSFDPGLATAFRGTAERVGGEAYLTYLDAQHALRDGRDPDALVAVARRFVALDMREQAVRCYLIAAGLLQVAGDDDGAARARADAQVLGSTPSVPLDEQAGSAELTEREREIAALIARGESTSAIARRLFLSRRTVESHLYNIRRKTGAKDRADIGRIVDPYA; the protein is encoded by the coding sequence ATGACCGATCAGATCGCCGACGGCGTGGCCGCCCTCGCCGGGCGCGGGACCAGCGTGCTGCTCACCGGTCCGGCAGGGTCCGGGCGCTCGCACGCGCTGCGCCGCGTCGCCGCGCAGCTGGACCGGTCCGGCCGGGACGTGCTCCGGGTGGACGGGGTCGCCGGCACCCCGCCCCTGGCCGCCGTGCGGCTGGCGCTGCCCGGCGTGCTCCCGGGCCGCGGCGCCGAGCCGGTCGGGTTCGCCGGCCTGCACCAGGCGCTGCTCGAGCACCTCGGCGACGACGACACGGTGCTCGTCGTCGACGACGGCCACCTGCTGGACCGGGAGTCCTGGGGGCTGCTCGGCGCGGTGCACCGCCGGCTCGGCACCCCCGTGGTGACGACCGTCGTGCCCGGCGTGCCGTTCGTGCCGTGGTTCGTGGAGAACGTCCGGCCGGTGGTGGAGGTCGCGATCGGCGGCATGTCCGCCGAGGGCCTGCACGCGGTGCTCGAGGAGCGGGCGCAGGGCCCCGTGCCGCCCCAGCTCTCGGTGCGGATCCACGCCGAGACGGGCGGCCAGCCCTCGCTGGCGCTGGCGGTGTTCGACGAGGCCCGCCGGCGCGGCTGGGAGCCCGGCCCCGTGCCGGACGAGCTGCTGCGCTCCGCGCGGGTGTCCGGGATGCACGCGGCGGCCGTGTCCGGGCTCCCGCCCGAGGACCGCGACGCGGTCGAGCTGCTCGGCGTCGTCGGGCCGCTGCCCCTGCGCGCCGCGCTCGCCCTGCTCGGCGGGGACCGGCTGTCCGCCCTGGAGCGGCGCGGCATGCTCCGCGCGGGCCGCTCGGGCGGGGAGCCCACGGTCGCCGTCGCGCCGCCCGGGCTCGCGGACCACCTCGCCCGTGCCACCGGCGAGACCACGCGGTACCGCCTGGTCACGGCGGCGCTCGACGCGCTGGACACCGACCCCGGGGGCGAGGACGCCGGCCTGCGCACGCGGCTGCGCGGGCTGCTCGCGGCCGTCGGCGACGACGTCGCGGGGCCCGTCCCCGCCGGCTGGTCCGAGGACCCCGGGGCCGGGGGCGCCGCCGTCGCCCGGCTCCTCGCCACCCGGGTGCGCATCCAGCTCGCGGCGGCCGCGCGCCGGTGGCAGGACGACCCCCGCACCGAGCACGCCGCCGAGCTGCTCCGGCTGCTGCTGTCGGTCGAGGACGAGCCCGGCCGCGTGGACGACGTCCTCGCGCGCACCGACCGGACCACCGACCTCGACGGGTTCGCGCCGGTGCAGCTGCGGTACCTCGAGGGTCGCTGGGCGATCGCGCAGGGCGGGGACCCCGCCGCGGTCGCGGACGGCCTGGTGGCCGGCCTGCCGGCCGGCGCGACACCCGCGCACCGGGAGGCGCTGGACTCGCTCGCGGTGGCGCTCCGCGCCGAGTACGGGGACGTGCCCGACGGCTACGCCGCCACGCTCGGCCCGCGGGTGGACGGCGACGACCCGGCGGCGGCCGCGGCGCGCGTGGCGCTGGCGGCGTGCCACGTGATCGCGGGCCGGCACGACGACACGGCCGCGCTGCTGGCCGGGGAGCGCAGCGGCTGGCCCGCCCTGCTCCGGGACAGCGCCGACGTGCTCTCCGTGCTCACCCGGTACGGCAGCGGGCGGTTGGCCGAGGGCGTCGACCGGGCCCGCGCGCTCGCGGGCGCGGCCGTCGACGAGGGCTCGCCGTCGACCTGGGTGGGCGGCCTGTACGTGGCGGCCCTGTGCCTGGGCAGCCGGATGCGCCTCGACGCCGCCCGCCGCGAGCTGCTGCCGGTGCTCGCCTCGGGCCTGCGCGCCCGCGCGCTCGTCGTCGCTCCCGACCTGGCCGCCCGCGTGCTGCTCGCCACGCTGTCGCTGCACAGCCAGCAGACCGGTCTCGTCCAGGGGCTGCGCGCGCTGGCCGAGGAGCACGAGGCGCCCGCCGACGCCCTGCCGTTCGGCGACGCGCTCTGGGTCGCGGCGATGAGCCTGTTCGCCGGCGGCGACCCGGAGGAGGGCGCGCGGCTGCTCGACCTGCTCACCGACCGGGAGCGCGGGCTCGGGCACCACCTCGCCGCGGACGCCACCCGGATCTACCGGCTGCTGCTGTCCTTCGACCCGGGGCTCGCGACCGCCTTCCGCGGCACCGCGGAGCGGGTCGGCGGCGAGGCGTACCTGACCTACCTCGACGCCCAGCACGCGCTGCGGGACGGGCGCGACCCGGACGCGCTCGTGGCGGTCGCCCGACGGTTCGTCGCCCTGGACATGCGGGAGCAGGCGGTCCGCTGCTACCTGATCGCGGCGGGCCTCCTGCAGGTCGCCGGGGACGACGACGGCGCCGCCCGCGCCCGCGCCGACGCGCAGGTGCTCGGGTCGACGCCCTCCGTCCCCCTCGACGAGCAGGCGGGCAGCGCCGAGCTGACCGAGCGGGAGCGGGAGATCGCGGCGCTGATCGCGCGCGGCGAGTCGACCTCGGCGATCGCCCGGCGGCTGTTCCTCAGCCGGCGGACCGTCGAGAGCCACCTGTACAACATCAGGCGGAAGACCGGCGCGAAGGACCGCGCCGACATCGGCCGGATCGTCGACCCCTACGCCTGA
- a CDS encoding alternate-type signal peptide domain-containing protein yields the protein MSTTTNAPVVVVTEEKKRRKGLLWVAGGTALLLGGSTFALWSASADIGGGSVTAGDLNITAEEDSSFWDVSADRNDATQTLPGTDGSQLGHVIDDTATWRMVPGDKVAAVFDATVTLEGDNLVGHLTVDGLDGAPGQFNEGINWSYEVYADGTRLSAEAALPTDGDTGMFFAAPRAGQGGGSSDANDLVVEMAQTTKDVTVVIYGEFDAETEGRDQVTVEHTLGDLKLTLNQVRSVGEQFVVPDTVDPVDPVDPVDPED from the coding sequence ATGAGCACCACCACCAACGCCCCGGTCGTCGTCGTGACCGAGGAGAAGAAGCGTCGCAAGGGCCTGCTCTGGGTCGCCGGCGGCACCGCGCTGCTGCTCGGCGGATCCACCTTCGCGCTGTGGTCGGCGAGCGCCGACATCGGCGGCGGTTCGGTGACCGCCGGTGACCTGAACATCACCGCCGAGGAGGACTCCTCGTTCTGGGACGTCTCGGCGGACCGGAACGACGCGACCCAGACGCTCCCCGGCACCGACGGCTCGCAGCTCGGTCACGTGATCGACGACACCGCGACCTGGCGCATGGTCCCGGGCGACAAGGTCGCCGCGGTGTTCGACGCGACCGTCACCCTCGAGGGTGACAACCTGGTCGGCCACCTGACGGTGGACGGTCTCGACGGTGCCCCGGGCCAGTTCAACGAGGGCATCAACTGGAGCTACGAGGTCTACGCCGACGGCACGCGCCTGTCGGCGGAGGCGGCCCTGCCCACCGACGGCGACACCGGCATGTTCTTCGCCGCGCCCCGCGCCGGCCAGGGTGGCGGCTCGTCCGACGCGAACGACCTCGTGGTCGAGATGGCGCAGACGACCAAGGACGTCACCGTCGTCATCTACGGCGAGTTCGACGCGGAGACCGAGGGGCGCGACCAGGTGACCGTCGAGCACACGCTCGGCGACCTGAAGCTGACGCTCAACCAGGTCCGCAGCGTCGGTGAGCAGTTCGTCGTCCCGGACACCGTGGACCCGGTGGACCCGGTGGACCCGGTGGACCCGGAGGACTGA
- a CDS encoding multidrug efflux SMR transporter: MPWLVLLVSAVFEAVWATALGMSEGLSRPVPTVVFFAALTASMGGLAWATRTIPIGTAYAVWVGIGAALTVTYAMVAGDEAASPAKVLFLAGIVGAVIGLKLVPHAPGTRDRGRPDDAASS; encoded by the coding sequence GTGCCGTGGCTCGTCCTGCTGGTCAGCGCCGTGTTCGAGGCGGTGTGGGCGACCGCGCTCGGGATGTCCGAGGGCCTGAGCCGGCCCGTGCCCACGGTCGTGTTCTTCGCGGCGCTCACCGCCAGCATGGGCGGGCTGGCGTGGGCCACCCGGACGATCCCGATCGGGACGGCCTACGCGGTGTGGGTCGGCATCGGCGCCGCGCTGACCGTCACGTACGCCATGGTGGCGGGGGACGAGGCGGCCTCGCCGGCGAAGGTGCTGTTCCTCGCCGGGATTGTCGGCGCGGTGATCGGGCTGAAGCTGGTCCCGCACGCCCCGGGTACCCGGGACCGCGGTCGACCGGACGACGCCGCGTCCTCCTGA
- a CDS encoding ABC-F family ATP-binding cassette domain-containing protein yields the protein MSPSPTVTLRGVTLEWPDGTVALDRLDATFTAGRTGLVGRNGSGKSTLLRLVAGLLTPTSGAVEVVGDVGYLPQTLTLARDTTVAELLGIDRTLAALRAIESGDVDPRHFDAVGDDWDIEARADESLHQIGFSAADLGRRVAEVSGGEAVLIAVTGLRLRRTAVTLLDEPTNNLDRPTRARLGELVDTWPGTLVVVSHDLELLEHVDRIAELHDGTLETFGGTYSAWQQHREAEQAAAEQAARSAQQALRSEKRQRAEAETTLARRARTARATQRDGGIPKILAGNRASRAQNSAGALRSTLDDRVRAAQTAVDAADARVRDDEHIHLVLPDPGVPRGRRIAELADGAGGTVVVQGPERVALVGANGTGKTTLLEQLVCGSAPAPGRPHGRLLTDAVGYLPQRLDGLDDEAGALAAVQAVAPGTPPGTLRNQLARLLLRGDAVDRPVRTLSGGERFRVALARLLLADPPAQLLVLDEPTNNLDLASVAQLAEALDAYRGALLVVSHDRPFLERLGLDAVLEIGADGRLRRRAELPG from the coding sequence ATGTCCCCCTCCCCCACCGTCACCCTGCGCGGGGTCACGCTCGAGTGGCCCGACGGCACGGTCGCCCTCGACCGCCTCGACGCCACGTTCACCGCCGGCCGCACCGGCCTGGTCGGCCGCAACGGCTCGGGCAAGTCCACGCTGCTGCGCCTCGTCGCCGGCCTGCTCACCCCCACCTCCGGCGCGGTCGAGGTCGTCGGCGACGTCGGGTACCTGCCCCAGACGCTCACGCTCGCGCGGGACACCACCGTCGCGGAGCTGCTCGGCATCGACCGCACCCTGGCGGCGCTGCGCGCCATCGAGTCCGGGGACGTCGACCCGCGGCACTTCGACGCCGTCGGCGACGACTGGGACATCGAGGCCCGCGCCGACGAGTCGCTGCACCAGATCGGGTTCTCGGCGGCCGACCTCGGCCGGCGGGTGGCCGAGGTGTCCGGTGGCGAGGCCGTGCTGATCGCGGTCACCGGCCTGCGCCTGCGCCGCACCGCGGTCACGCTGCTCGACGAGCCGACCAACAACCTCGACCGGCCCACCCGCGCGCGGCTCGGCGAGCTCGTCGACACGTGGCCGGGGACGCTCGTCGTCGTCAGCCACGACCTCGAGCTGCTGGAGCACGTCGACCGGATCGCCGAGCTGCACGACGGGACCCTGGAGACGTTCGGCGGGACGTACAGCGCCTGGCAGCAGCACCGGGAGGCCGAGCAGGCGGCCGCCGAGCAGGCCGCGCGGTCCGCCCAGCAGGCCCTGCGGTCCGAGAAGCGGCAGCGCGCCGAGGCGGAGACGACGCTCGCCCGGCGGGCCCGCACCGCCCGGGCGACCCAGCGGGACGGCGGCATCCCGAAGATCCTCGCCGGCAACCGGGCCAGCCGGGCGCAGAACTCCGCGGGCGCCCTGCGGTCCACGCTCGACGACCGGGTGCGGGCGGCCCAGACCGCGGTCGACGCCGCCGACGCCCGCGTGCGCGACGACGAGCACATCCACCTGGTGCTGCCCGACCCCGGGGTGCCGCGGGGCCGGCGGATCGCCGAGCTCGCGGACGGCGCCGGCGGCACGGTGGTCGTCCAGGGGCCGGAGCGCGTCGCCCTGGTCGGCGCGAACGGCACGGGCAAGACGACCCTGCTGGAGCAGCTGGTCTGCGGGTCGGCCCCGGCGCCCGGCCGGCCCCACGGCCGGCTGCTCACCGACGCGGTCGGCTACCTGCCGCAGCGCCTCGACGGCCTGGACGACGAGGCCGGCGCGCTCGCGGCGGTGCAGGCGGTCGCGCCCGGCACGCCGCCCGGGACGCTGCGGAACCAGCTCGCCCGGCTGCTGCTGCGCGGCGACGCGGTGGACCGGCCGGTGCGCACCCTGTCCGGCGGCGAGCGGTTCCGGGTCGCGCTGGCGCGGCTGCTGCTCGCGGACCCGCCCGCGCAGCTGCTCGTCCTCGACGAGCCGACCAACAACCTCGACCTGGCGAGCGTGGCGCAGCTCGCGGAGGCGCTCGACGCGTACCGGGGCGCGCTGCTCGTGGTGAGCCACGACCGGCCGTTCCTGGAGCGGCTCGGGCTGGACGCGGTGCTCGAGATCGGGGCGGACGGGCGGCTGCGGCGGCGCGCGGAGCTGCCCGGCTGA
- a CDS encoding phosphatase PAP2 family protein gives MPPEPWFRRTVATARRSALAVWDRRGELRDPTSRAAVVLGLLLVVVGVTGLLVVHDAVAEGDDLAEADLPVLDWLVAARGPGVTAFLTAVSAVTGPGVLPVVVVVACLVWGLATRSWWQPALLAGAMVLSTLVSVAIKSAVARPRPPLDTMTVPGSESTYSFPSGHTVGTATFLLTAGYLIWIRSPHVRSLVLWALGTGAGILLVAGSRLYLGYHFLTDVTAGFALAVAVLGVVVVVDRRRAVRAARMTAGAGGDDAGATPAG, from the coding sequence ATGCCCCCCGAGCCCTGGTTCCGGCGGACCGTCGCCACCGCCCGACGGTCGGCGCTCGCCGTGTGGGACCGCCGCGGGGAGCTGCGCGACCCGACCTCGCGCGCCGCCGTCGTGCTCGGGCTGCTGCTGGTGGTCGTGGGCGTCACCGGGCTGCTGGTCGTGCACGACGCGGTGGCCGAGGGCGACGACCTCGCCGAGGCCGACCTCCCGGTGCTGGACTGGCTGGTCGCCGCCCGCGGACCGGGGGTCACGGCATTCCTCACGGCCGTCTCGGCGGTGACGGGGCCCGGCGTCCTGCCGGTGGTCGTCGTGGTCGCGTGCCTGGTGTGGGGGCTGGCGACGCGCTCCTGGTGGCAGCCGGCGCTGCTGGCCGGGGCCATGGTGCTCTCGACGCTGGTGTCCGTGGCGATCAAGTCGGCGGTGGCCCGCCCGCGCCCGCCGCTGGACACCATGACCGTGCCGGGGTCGGAGTCGACGTACTCGTTCCCGTCGGGCCACACCGTCGGCACCGCGACGTTCCTGCTCACGGCCGGGTACCTCATCTGGATCCGGAGCCCGCACGTGCGCTCGCTCGTGCTCTGGGCCCTCGGGACCGGTGCGGGCATCCTGCTCGTCGCCGGGAGCCGGCTGTACCTCGGCTACCACTTCCTCACCGACGTGACCGCGGGGTTCGCGCTCGCGGTCGCCGTGCTGGGCGTGGTGGTCGTGGTCGACCGGCGCCGGGCGGTGCGCGCCGCGCGCATGACGGCCGGCGCCGGGGGCGACGACGCGGGGGCCACGCCGGCGGGCTGA
- the ftsW gene encoding putative lipid II flippase FtsW, with product MSSPTDRSPAPGQPRADGAASYQLLLGASLTLMVFGQVMVLSASAVDSIARGNSPYALAAEQLQFAVLGVAAMLVAARVPLRAYRRAAAPLLLTALVLQLLVFTPLGLSQGERRSWVALGPVVGQPAEVVKLGLVLWLARVLAARQEGIRDWRTAGFPAVPGAVVAIVATLAGHDVGTSLVMATLVAAALFVAGAPLRLFAVAGAAAALAFVAIAASAPRRVQRISDWLGGDCDPLGSCYQTTQGVRALASGGWLGTGLGQSRQKWSYLPEAHNDFIFAIVGEELGLAGTLLVLALLAVLALAMLRVIGRHPDPFARVVTGGVLGWVVSQALINIGTVIGLAPVIGVPLPLVSAGGSSLVATMLALGVVLACARTEPGAAEALALRPGRLRRSLGVLGRPRATRSRRAR from the coding sequence GTGAGCTCGCCGACGGACCGGTCGCCCGCCCCCGGGCAGCCCCGCGCCGACGGCGCCGCCAGCTACCAGCTGCTGCTCGGCGCCTCGCTGACCCTGATGGTGTTCGGGCAGGTGATGGTGCTGTCCGCGTCCGCCGTGGACTCGATCGCCCGCGGGAACTCCCCCTACGCGCTCGCGGCGGAGCAGCTGCAGTTCGCGGTGCTCGGGGTCGCAGCCATGCTCGTGGCCGCCCGGGTGCCGCTGCGGGCGTACCGGAGGGCCGCGGCGCCGCTGCTGCTCACGGCGCTGGTGCTGCAGCTGCTCGTGTTCACCCCGCTGGGGCTCAGCCAGGGCGAGCGGCGGAGCTGGGTCGCGCTGGGCCCGGTCGTCGGCCAGCCGGCCGAGGTGGTGAAGCTCGGCCTGGTGCTGTGGCTCGCGCGCGTCCTGGCGGCCCGGCAGGAGGGCATCCGCGACTGGCGGACGGCGGGGTTCCCGGCGGTGCCGGGCGCCGTGGTCGCGATCGTCGCCACGCTCGCCGGGCACGACGTCGGCACCTCGCTCGTCATGGCGACCCTCGTCGCGGCGGCGCTGTTCGTCGCGGGCGCCCCGCTGCGGCTGTTCGCGGTGGCGGGCGCCGCGGCCGCGCTCGCCTTCGTGGCCATCGCCGCGTCCGCGCCCCGGCGGGTGCAGCGGATCAGCGACTGGCTCGGTGGCGACTGCGACCCGCTCGGCAGCTGCTACCAGACCACCCAGGGCGTGCGGGCCTTGGCCTCGGGCGGCTGGCTCGGGACCGGGCTCGGGCAGTCCCGGCAGAAGTGGTCGTACCTGCCCGAGGCCCACAACGACTTCATCTTCGCGATCGTCGGCGAGGAGCTCGGGCTGGCCGGGACGCTCCTGGTGCTGGCGCTGCTCGCCGTGCTCGCGCTGGCGATGCTGCGCGTGATCGGCCGGCACCCGGACCCGTTCGCCCGCGTCGTCACCGGCGGCGTCCTGGGCTGGGTGGTGTCGCAGGCGCTGATCAACATCGGGACCGTCATCGGCCTGGCCCCGGTCATCGGCGTGCCGCTGCCGCTGGTGTCGGCAGGCGGGTCCTCGCTCGTCGCGACGATGCTGGCGCTCGGCGTGGTCCTGGCGTGCGCGCGCACCGAACCGGGGGCGGCCGAGGCGCTGGCCCTGCGCCCGGGCCGCCTGCGGCGGTCGCTCGGCGTGCTCGGGCGGCCACGCGCCACCCGCTCGCGACGGGCGCGGTGA
- a CDS encoding glycosyltransferase family A protein, with protein sequence MTGRPPLRISVVVPAWDEEDRLPRCLASLAAQTRLPDEVVVVDNASGDGTARVAAAAGARVVHEAERGIWPAAAAGYDAATGDVIARVDADTVLPPGWLARVEVLLADDPGCAAVTGPGRFRLGSVGGLGSALVHLLYMRAYFVLAGLALGGPPVFGSACAVRAAAWRTARHEVHREADVHDDLDLSFHLPPGSVRYDAGLAVSISARPLRSPRGLGRRVARGWRSVVLHWPEQAPWRAPERRAAWWRGQAAPAAPPR encoded by the coding sequence GTGACCGGCCGCCCCCCGCTGCGCATCTCCGTCGTCGTGCCCGCGTGGGACGAGGAGGACCGGCTCCCGCGCTGCCTCGCGTCCCTCGCGGCCCAGACCCGGCTCCCCGACGAGGTGGTCGTCGTGGACAACGCCAGCGGCGACGGGACCGCGCGGGTGGCCGCCGCGGCCGGCGCCCGGGTGGTGCACGAGGCCGAGCGCGGCATCTGGCCCGCCGCGGCGGCCGGGTACGACGCCGCGACCGGCGACGTCATCGCGCGGGTGGACGCGGACACGGTGCTGCCCCCGGGGTGGCTCGCGCGGGTCGAGGTGCTGCTCGCGGACGACCCGGGGTGCGCCGCGGTCACCGGACCGGGGCGGTTCCGGCTCGGGTCGGTCGGCGGGCTGGGCAGCGCGCTGGTGCACCTGCTCTACATGCGCGCCTACTTCGTCCTGGCGGGGCTCGCGCTCGGCGGCCCCCCGGTGTTCGGGTCGGCGTGCGCCGTGCGCGCCGCCGCCTGGCGGACCGCACGGCACGAGGTGCACCGCGAGGCCGACGTCCACGACGACCTGGACCTGAGCTTCCACCTGCCGCCCGGGTCGGTCCGGTACGACGCCGGCCTGGCCGTGTCGATCTCCGCCCGGCCGCTGCGGTCGCCGCGCGGGCTCGGCCGGCGGGTGGCCCGCGGGTGGCGGTCCGTCGTGCTGCACTGGCCGGAGCAGGCGCCGTGGCGGGCGCCGGAGCGCCGCGCGGCCTGGTGGCGGGGGCAGGCGGCGCCGGCGGCGCCGCCACGCTGA
- a CDS encoding multidrug efflux SMR transporter: MAWVVLIGSGMLEAVWATALAASNGFRRVVPTVVFFLSMGLSMVGLAWAMQMLPTGTAYAVWVGIGATLTVVWAAATGQDRLGAARVALLVLLIGSVVGLKAVS, from the coding sequence ATGGCGTGGGTCGTCCTCATCGGGTCCGGCATGCTCGAGGCGGTGTGGGCGACGGCGCTCGCGGCGTCGAACGGCTTCCGGCGCGTCGTCCCGACGGTCGTGTTCTTCCTGTCGATGGGCCTGAGCATGGTCGGCCTGGCGTGGGCCATGCAGATGCTGCCCACCGGGACTGCGTACGCCGTGTGGGTCGGGATCGGCGCGACGCTCACCGTCGTGTGGGCCGCGGCGACGGGCCAGGACCGGCTGGGTGCCGCCCGGGTCGCGCTGCTGGTGCTGCTCATCGGCTCGGTCGTCGGCCTGAAGGCGGTGAGCTGA
- a CDS encoding proton-conducting transporter membrane subunit, with translation MTTDLLWLGALALPAALCAVLLARGGDRRRTAAAAAPLALLPLAALAVLGTGAGSGTGSGSDGLVLVDALSRPLVLVATVLYAAALVVTARAGTPGAVRLTALLLLCCAGNALALLAADVVTLVAGCLVTTVAVGLMARLPAGGPARSAARVHLALAVTSDAALVAAAALVVGAGGGRLADVPAVVATSPVLVPVVALTLVAFGIRAATFPLHGWLPLLESTVAIPVGAVLSGTVVKVGLVGLLRLLPLGEVALPGWGTALVVVGLAGGLLAVVPGVLNDDAEVSLGYSTVGQMGFITVLVGVALAIPELAQACALSAVVYAVHHGMAKGGLVLSVQIWQRHGGGRLRGLVLAGAAVLALAVVGAPFGSGAVAKYAAKRTLADGPELAVITVALPFVATVSTLILVRTATILRRHVRPGPVGADVGLVSWVVLCLGGTVATWYLAGRWVPVLSVPALDTVTLWQATWPVLLGLGLAGVGAVAVRAGLVPPRLRAATVPRGDLVAVLGGALDAAAAAHARASDGRAPARAPGPPDEPV, from the coding sequence GTGACGACCGACCTGCTGTGGCTGGGTGCCCTCGCGCTCCCCGCCGCGCTCTGCGCCGTGCTGCTGGCCCGGGGCGGCGACCGCCGCCGGACCGCGGCCGCCGCCGCGCCGCTCGCGCTGCTCCCGCTCGCGGCGCTGGCCGTGCTGGGCACCGGCGCGGGGTCCGGCACCGGCTCCGGCTCGGACGGGCTGGTGCTGGTCGACGCGCTGTCGCGCCCCCTGGTGCTGGTCGCGACCGTGCTGTACGCCGCGGCCCTGGTCGTCACCGCGCGGGCGGGCACGCCCGGCGCCGTCCGGCTGACGGCGCTGCTGCTGCTCTGCTGCGCCGGCAACGCCCTGGCGCTGCTGGCGGCGGACGTGGTGACGCTGGTGGCCGGGTGCCTGGTCACGACCGTCGCGGTCGGGCTGATGGCCCGGCTCCCGGCGGGCGGTCCCGCGCGGTCCGCCGCCCGGGTGCACCTGGCCCTGGCCGTCACCTCGGACGCCGCGCTCGTCGCCGCCGCGGCGCTCGTCGTCGGGGCGGGGGGCGGGCGGCTCGCCGACGTGCCCGCGGTGGTGGCGACCTCACCCGTCCTGGTGCCGGTCGTGGCGCTCACCCTGGTCGCGTTCGGCATCCGCGCCGCCACGTTCCCGCTGCACGGCTGGCTTCCGCTCCTGGAGTCGACCGTCGCGATCCCGGTCGGCGCCGTGCTCAGCGGCACCGTCGTCAAGGTCGGGCTGGTCGGCCTGCTGCGGCTGCTGCCGCTCGGCGAGGTCGCCCTGCCGGGCTGGGGCACCGCCCTGGTGGTCGTCGGGCTGGCGGGCGGGCTGCTCGCCGTCGTGCCGGGGGTGCTGAACGACGACGCGGAGGTGTCGCTCGGGTACAGCACGGTCGGCCAGATGGGCTTCATCACGGTGCTCGTCGGGGTGGCGCTCGCGATCCCGGAGCTCGCCCAGGCGTGCGCGCTGTCGGCCGTCGTCTACGCGGTGCACCACGGGATGGCCAAGGGTGGCCTCGTGCTGTCCGTGCAGATCTGGCAGCGGCACGGGGGCGGGCGGCTGCGCGGGCTGGTCCTCGCCGGCGCCGCCGTGCTCGCCCTCGCCGTGGTCGGCGCGCCGTTCGGCAGCGGCGCGGTGGCGAAGTACGCCGCGAAGCGCACCCTCGCCGACGGCCCCGAGCTGGCCGTCATCACGGTGGCGCTGCCGTTCGTCGCGACCGTCTCCACGTTGATCCTGGTCCGGACCGCGACGATCCTGCGCCGGCACGTCCGACCGGGCCCGGTGGGGGCCGACGTCGGCCTGGTGTCCTGGGTCGTGCTCTGCCTCGGCGGGACCGTCGCGACCTGGTACCTCGCGGGCCGGTGGGTGCCGGTGCTGTCCGTGCCCGCCCTCGACACCGTCACGCTGTGGCAGGCGACCTGGCCGGTGCTGCTCGGCCTGGGGCTCGCCGGGGTCGGGGCCGTGGCGGTGCGGGCCGGCCTGGTCCCGCCGCGGCTGCGGGCGGCCACCGTCCCGCGGGGCGACCTCGTGGCGGTGCTGGGCGGGGCGCTCGACGCGGCGGCCGCGGCGCACGCACGGGCATCGGACGGGCGGGCGCCGGCCCGCGCGCCCGGCCCCCCGGACGAGCCCGTCTGA
- a CDS encoding GyrI-like domain-containing protein: MLIPLPSAVAGADVDTGLGAAAGRRPDLPVDRVRPLTLDEGRCLQVLHVGSYDDEAPALARLHHELMPAHGLTWNGRHHEIYLGDPRRVAPDRLRTVLRQPVRPAG; the protein is encoded by the coding sequence ATGCTGATCCCGCTACCGAGCGCGGTGGCCGGTGCCGACGTCGACACCGGACTCGGGGCCGCTGCGGGGCGGCGGCCGGATCTGCCCGTCGACCGGGTCCGGCCGCTGACGCTCGACGAGGGCCGGTGCCTCCAGGTGCTGCACGTCGGGTCGTACGACGACGAGGCGCCCGCGCTCGCCCGGCTGCACCACGAGCTCATGCCCGCCCACGGCCTGACCTGGAACGGCCGGCACCACGAGATCTACCTCGGCGACCCGCGCCGGGTCGCGCCCGACCGGCTGCGTACGGTGCTGCGGCAGCCGGTCCGCCCCGCGGGCTGA